DNA sequence from the Sinomonas terrae genome:
GGCCGAAGCGCTGCTCGAGGCCCTCGCCCAAGGTCGGCCATGCCGCCATCGCCCAGGCCATGCACCCCTCGGCGAGGAGCCAGATCGCGCCCATGACGGTCAGGACGGTGTAGCCCTGCCTCCGGCTCCTCACCATGCGCCCGAAGGTGTACGGAAGGGAGAACGGGATGGCGAGAAGCAGGAACACCTCGAAGATGTTCGTGAAGGCGTTGGGGTTCTCGAACGGGTGGGCGGAGTTCGCGTTGAAGTATCCGCCCCCGTTCGTGCCGAGCTCCTTGATGGCCTCCTGGCTCGCGACGGGGCCGCCCGGGATGGCCTGGGAGACGCCGGTAACGGCGTTGTGCATGCCGGTTGGCCAGAAGTCCTGCACGACACCGGCCACGACGAGGACGGCGGCGGCCGCCGCTGCGAGCGGCAGAAGGACCCTGAACGTGATCCGGGTCGTGTCGACCCAGAAGTTCCCCAGCGAGTCGGTGCCCTTGCGGGCGAAGCCGCGGATGAGGGCGAAGGCCACCGCGATGCCCAAGGCGGCGGAGACGAAGTTCTGCACCGCGAGGAACGCCATCTGGATCGCGACCCCGAGGGTCGACTCGGGGACGTAGGCCTGCCAGTTGGTGTTCGTGACAAACGAGACGGCGGTGTTCATCGCCACCCAGGGGTCCACCCCTGCGGTCTGGCCGCCAGAGAGGAGCGGCTGGAGGCGCTGGGCCAGGTACAGCAGGACGACGCCAGCGGCCGAGAGCGCGACCATGCTGCGGGCGTAGCCCTTCCACGTCTGCTCGCTGTCCGGGTTCACCCCGGTGGCTCGGTAGATCCAGCGCTCGAAGCGCAGATGCCCCCCGTCTTCCGCGGTCCGGGCGAGGTATGCCCCCAGGGGGCGGTGCACCGCTGCCAGTGCGACGACAAGGACCGCGATCTGCGTGATGAATGAGAGGACGCTGAACTGCATGGCCTACCTGCCTCCCGGACGGAACAGCTGGTCCACCAGATAGACGCACACGGCCGGGGCCAGCAGTCCGAGCAGCGCCCAGGCGACCATCCCAGAACTCATGCCCGGTCCACCAGCTTCGAAAGCGCCGAGACGCACCACATCACGAGACCAGCCAGTACCAGAAAGATCGCCACGACGGCCAGATCGGCCATGACACACCCCTTCCGCCAGGACTGCACCCTGCAGGTCCTTACGGCAACAGTGAATCTCCCGGACGGCGGCACCCCGGACGTCTTGACCCGTTCCTAACGCCGCCGATTGGTTTCTTAGCGGAGTCTTTGCGCGAGCGGCGCCGGAGCCGTCCTCGACGGCTCCGAGTCAGTTGAAAAGGCTCTTCTGACCCTCAGGCTCGGCCGGTGCGATGAGCTCGGGGCCGTTGTTCTGCACGCTGTTGACGAGGCTGCTGACCACCCTGGGCACGAGGTGCGGCTCAGGAATCGCGTCGATGAGGCTCCGGACGTCGCCTTCGGCGGTGATCTCTGGGTTGAGCCAATCGGCCCAGAGGTCCTTGGGGATGATGAGCGGCGTGCGGTCATGGATGTGCCCGAGCGTGTCCGACGCGGGGGCCGTGATGATGGTGCAGGTCCGCAGCCAGCGGTTTGGGTCGTCAGCGGCCGCTGCGGGATCCGGCCAGTTCTCGAACAGCGCAGCGAAGGCGAGCAGGCCTTCGCCCGGCGCGTGCAGATAGTTCGGGATCTTCGTCAGTTTCCCCGCGGTCTCTTCCTTCTGCCATTCGTAGTACCCGTCCGCCGGGACGAGCGCGCGGCGGTGCGATGCCGCCTTGC
Encoded proteins:
- the kdpA gene encoding potassium-transporting ATPase subunit KdpA; this encodes MQFSVLSFITQIAVLVVALAAVHRPLGAYLARTAEDGGHLRFERWIYRATGVNPDSEQTWKGYARSMVALSAAGVVLLYLAQRLQPLLSGGQTAGVDPWVAMNTAVSFVTNTNWQAYVPESTLGVAIQMAFLAVQNFVSAALGIAVAFALIRGFARKGTDSLGNFWVDTTRITFRVLLPLAAAAAAVLVVAGVVQDFWPTGMHNAVTGVSQAIPGGPVASQEAIKELGTNGGGYFNANSAHPFENPNAFTNIFEVFLLLAIPFSLPYTFGRMVRSRRQGYTVLTVMGAIWLLAEGCMAWAMAAWPTLGEGLEQRFGPAASGIFATATTLTSTGAVNAAHDSLPPLAGGMAMFDMMLGEIAPGGVGSGLYGMLILAVVAVFLGGLMVGRTPEYLGKKVQAGHMTLAALYLLVTPVLVLVLTGAAVLIPSVVADAPSQGPHQFSELLYAFTSGANNNGSAFAGLSATDPVISSLMNVAMWLGRVLPMVLVLALAGCFARQEPIPPSPGTLPTYGPLFAGLLGTVTVLFTALNYFPALALGPIAEGTIR
- a CDS encoding SOS response-associated peptidase; this encodes MCGRYVMARAVGDLVAEFDVDETLAEPLEPSYNVAPTDPVPIVLERRDRETKDLSRKLVTARWGLVPSWAKDTKGAARLINARRETVTEKPSFRKAASHRRALVPADGYYEWQKEETAGKLTKIPNYLHAPGEGLLAFAALFENWPDPAAAADDPNRWLRTCTIITAPASDTLGHIHDRTPLIIPKDLWADWLNPEITAEGDVRSLIDAIPEPHLVPRVVSSLVNSVQNNGPELIAPAEPEGQKSLFN